Proteins found in one Quercus robur chromosome 2, dhQueRobu3.1, whole genome shotgun sequence genomic segment:
- the LOC126712327 gene encoding thioredoxin H-type-like encodes MAEENQVIGCHTVEAWTQQLEKGNEAKKLVVVDFTASWCGPCRFIAPVLAELAKKTPNVLFLKVDVDELKTVAEEWAVEAMPTFLFLKEGKLVDKVVGAKKEELQLTIEKHATSVE; translated from the exons atggcTGAAGAGAACCAAGTGATTGGCTGCCACACTGTTGAGGCTTGGACTCAGCAACTTGAGAAGGGAAACGAGGCTAAGAAACTG GTGGTGGTGGATTTCACGGCTTCATGGTGTGGACCATGCCGTTTCATTGCCCCAGTTCTGGCAGAGCTTGCTAAGAAGACTCCTAATGTCTTATTCCTGAAGGTTGATGTGGATGAATTGAAG ACCGTAGCTGAGGAATGGGCTGTGGAGGCAATGCCAACCTTTTTGTTCTTGAAAGAAGGCAAATTAGTGGACAAGGTTGTGGGTGCAAAGAAAGAGGAGTTGCAGCTGACTATAGAAAAGCATGCCACTTCTGTTGAATGA